A window from Musa acuminata AAA Group cultivar baxijiao chromosome BXJ3-10, Cavendish_Baxijiao_AAA, whole genome shotgun sequence encodes these proteins:
- the LOC135650532 gene encoding uncharacterized protein LOC135650532 isoform X2: MARKGCTRRELLDRWSAIQEELDGDDPSPSRERRILRTKEEWFSDSFNFLVDLPAENHIWCDYSDLMGPLLETFHNFFRDTNSVSPLKLLWKRVSRELGHCTQCICQHHQAQEYYNVEYETDSVDPLLTVLHRLDEERVTEHLKDINMRIRCKEYDPESHGTEVVSVMFEVLMFPILLDDQSLVNEFQFFIEAVDESHEVTLSSNQQYPGIYALLFLKGGRARAVGFRLAGCMGKLRRATDLEPLQPLLRKYIGFLEAEILPSTSEVLRPRVQLERINVWNGIKTLLGFLEAEALEDGILEKYPVFLSFVLNHVSDDTPEFSFAVACLRTLFEMLGCKLWLRTTLSPSMMRNTLLGQCFHTLNEKSHKDIFDLFLPFLQSLESLQDGEHEKQRRHFLYFLLHQVTQSRNFSNLMRKNACKIALLIIQRGYSMNPPCPPFECAHMWGPSLVSSLKDSSLHSSLRQPAFDLINTIIISDASALMSLKSKFNDAFHIRANVPQISLDDEDDQLFSYDVEEKDNSCWSEFGVQNKLTSLVCAEWACIPMLWFEALTKVDPSMLPISFSKAVFWALSHISLLEFGSIIEFSSSIEEFLSLNAREILSSFGWEIPTGSDDGGDGKESRNSVRASSMASFLTKTLKRLAAHFVLQIEQHELQKQWTWEPRMAESLILLIIDPDDSIRQADRVILEHVSRTRGLTSGLQFLCSSASSLSAMFSGLRYALQQVPVHLLVTNFHNLHHLFFILRKVLKEVVTSDKKSVKMDTKSTNPLFEGGFLHQPYFENLPDRPPGSSGTIVDMKSWEKFSCFLSAVVWPTIVQCLEEGKELVNSKNCQMTCVRLLETLPVVYEKLSFSLSELSGNLACFTHDIFDLKWFLRLVEWGRSSLIVVSRHWKQCILSLVNYLKSSHTIKTSCNLGAIEAIVSHDTVAVDKLKEKVLQLKISLAEDVVQFYDQKVLRPKTLLSEPSYVKKSSVSETYVCNDQVCSGATFPPQTIGNQDVIILSDDEIEKKVSRDLVITGALPDNHLDSTCLSEDGLKNVPSLKSSGNSQVPSQRANKDVVINSSVSSMVESAVCEGTSSMILPKSIETDGVSQSCNTSDIVSSLKKAKLSSQPFLHQLSSQNYSSELRKDDAVIKELIRQDDDVLERALDRSRHAKLLPAKHSISVPKRQIVQLQLPTKNKFGSLNKTDLGARRLKPPKLDDWYRPILELDYFVLVGLTTDNEDGKSALTNLREIPLCFQSSSHYVEIFRPLVLEEFKAQLHSSYIENSGDDMSCSSICLLSVERVDDFHLIRGCLDGTDTVASRVCAENDLVLLTKEPLQNAAQHVHVLGKVERREKSDKSRSIVLVIRLYLPSSSSRFNKARRLLTERSKWFSSRIMSMTPQLREFQALSSLHDIPMLPIILNPVNHSAGHLASKKVQLDKLSRYMQKMFISSYNGSQIQAISTAIGSSEPKKTLELSLIQGPPGTGKTRTIVAIVSAWLALQKVHKSHCFKTPSAHSIHDKNESSHSKGLISQSAALARAWQDAAFAKQLMKDAEKDSSVPTERPSRGRILICAQSNAAVDELVSRISEGLYGSDGKVFKSYLVRVGNSRTVHPRSLPFFIDTLVEQRLAEEMNNQISGKNDKDVESSSSLRAKLEKVVDSIRLYESKRAKIEENEMNTSSSINNKPSQKGDPLEISDAAIGAKLNILYGQKKAICADLATAQARERKVSEESRSLRHKIRKSILKEAEIVVTTLSGCGGDIYGVCSESASSNRYGKFSEQNLFDIVIIDEAAQALEPATLIPLQLLKSNGTKCIMVGDPKQLPATVLSNVASKFLYECSMFERLQRAGHPVIMLNEQYRMHPEICRFPSMHFYENKLLNGAEMEGRSALFHENCCLGPYMFFDIVDGHEHHGKNSGSVSLYNEAEVEVAVEILKFLKKSSYLHSKH, encoded by the exons ATGGCGAGGAAGGGTTGCACCCGACGGGAGCTCTTGGACCGGTGGAGCGCGATCCAGGAGGAGCTCGATGGGGACGATCCTTCCCCCTCGAGGGAGCGCCGGATCCTGCGAACTAAGGAGGAGTG GTTTTCAGATTCCTTCAACTTTTTGGTTGATTTACCAGCGGAAAATCATATCTGGTGTGACTACTCAGACTTAATGGGACCTCTTTTGGAGACATTCCATAACTTTTTCAGAGATACAAATTCTGTATCACCTCTTAAGCTTTTGTGGAAGCGGGTTTCTCGAGAACTGGGGCATTGCACACAATGTATATGTCAGCATCATCAGGCTCAAGAATATTACAATGTTGAATATGAAACAGATTCTGTTGATCCTCTACTGACAGTATTGCACCGTCTAGACGAAGAGAGGGTAACAGAACATCTTAAAGATATTAATATGCGAATTCGCTGTAAGGAGTATGATCCAGAATCTCATGGGACAGAAGTTGTTAGCGTGATGTTTGAA GTGCTAATgtttcctatcttattggatgacCAATCACTTGTTAATGAGTTTCAGTTCTTTATTGAAGCTGTTGATGAGTCTCATGAAGTTACTCTCTCAAGCAATCAACAGTATCCA GGAATATATGCTCTACTTTTTCTTAAAGGTGGGCGGGCAAGGGCAGTTGGATTTCGTCTAGCTGGATGCATGGGGAAACTGAG GAGAGCAACAGATCTGGAGCCCTTGCAACCTTTGTTGAGGAAATATATTGGCTTTCTTGAAGCAGAGATTTTACCATCAACTTCAGAAGTGTTAAGACCAAGAGTGCAACTTGAGCGCATAAATGTATGGAACGGGATCAAGACATT ACTTGGCTTTCTTGAGGCGGAAGCACTTGAAGATGGGATATTGGAGAAATATCCTGTTTTTCTGAGTTTTGTACTAAACCATGTCAGTGATGACACACCTGAATTCTCTTTTGCTGTTGCTTGTCTTAGGACATTATTTGAAATGCTTG GATGTAAGCTATGGTTGAGAACAACATTATCACCCAGTATGATGCGCAACACGCTTTTGGGACAGTGCTTTCACACTCTCAATGAGAAAAGTCATAAAGATATATTTGATCTTTTTCTACCATTTTTGCAG TCTCTTGAATCTTTGCAAGATGGTGAACATGAAAAGCaacgaagacattttctttattttctccttCATCAAGTAACTCAAAGTAGAAACTTCAGCAATTTAATGCGAAAAAATGCTTGTAAG attGCACTTCTCATCATCCAACGTGGCTATTCAATGAATCCTCCATGCCCACCTTTTGAATGTGCTCACATGTG GGGTCCATCTTTGGTCAGCTCATTAAAGGATTCATCTCTTCATAGTTCTTTGCGTCAGCCAGCATTTGATCTCATCAATACCATTATAATTTCTGATGCCTCTGCTTTGATGTCTTTAAAATCAAAGTTCAATGATGCTTTCCACATTCGTGCAAACGTCCCACAAATATCGCTTGATGATGAAGATGATCAACTATTTTCTTATGATGTTGAAGAGAAGGATAATAGCTGTTGGAGTGAATTTGGTGTCCAGAACAAGCTTACCTCTCTTGTATGTGCAGAATGGGCTTGTATTCCCATGTTATGGTTTGAAGCTTTAACTAAAGTAGACCCCTCTATGCTTCCTATATCTTTTTCCAAGGCTGTTTTCTGGGCTTTATCTCATATTTCATTATTAGAGTTTGGTTCCATCATAGAATTCTCATCCTCCATTGAAGAGTTCCTGTCATTAAATGCTAGAGAAATTTTGTCATCATTTGGGTGGGAAATCCCTACTGGATCAGATGATGGTGGTGATGGAAAGGAGTCCAGAAACTCTGTTAGGGCATCATCCATGGCTTCTTTCCTAACAAAAACACTCAAGAG GCTTGCTGCCCACTTCGTATTGCAAATCGAGCAACATGAACTTCAGAAGCAGTGGACATGGGAACCAAGAATGGCAGAGAGCTTGATACTTTTGATTATAGATCCTGATGAT AGCATAAGACAAGCTGATAGAGTGATCCTGGAACATGTTTCAAGGACACGGGGTCTGACTTCTGGACTTCAGTTTCTTTGCTCTAGTGCATCTTCTCTGTCTGCTATGTTTTCAGGGTTGAGATATGCATTACAACAG GTACCGGTTCATTTGCTCGTGACAAATTTTCATAATCTTCACCACTTATTTTTCATCCTGCGCAAAGTTTTAAAGGAAGTGGTTACTTCTGATAAAAAATCAGTTAAAATGGATACAAAATCTACAAATCCTTTATTCGAGGGGGGCTTTTTGCATCAACCCTATTTTGAAAATTTGCCAGACCGACCACCTGGAAGCTCAGGAACCATAGTGGATATGAAATCTTGGGAGAAGTTTAGTTGCTTTCTATCAGCAGTTGTATGGCCAACAATTGTACAATGTCTAGAGGAAGGAAAGGAGCTTGTCAATAGCAAAAATTGTCAG ATGACATGTGTTCGATTGCTTGAGACTCTTCCTGTTGTTTATGAAAAACTCAGCTTCTCATTATCTGAGTTGTCTGGCAATCTAGCATGCTTTACCCATGATATATTTGACTTAAAGTGGTTCTTGCGTTTGGTGGAGTGGGGGAGATCTTCTCTCATTGTTGTTAGTAGACACTGGAAGCAGTGCATTCTTTCTCTGGTGAACTATTTAAAAAGTTCACACACAATTAAGACATCTTGCAATCTTGGTGCTATTGAAGCAATTGTGTCGCATG ATACTGTAGCAGTTGATAAGCTGAAGGAGAAGGTGCTTCAACTTAAGATATCATTGGCTGAAGATGTTGTTCAATTTTATGATCAGAAAGTCCTGCGGCCAAAAACATTACTTTCTGAGCCTTCGTATGTGAAGAAAAGTTCTGTTTCAGAGACTTATGTCTGTAATGATCAAGTTTGCAGTGGGGCGACATTTCCACCTCAAACAATTGGGAACCAAGATGTTATTATTCTTTCagatgatgaaatagaaaagaaGGTTTCCCGTGACTTAGTTATTACAGGGGCCTTACCAGATAACCATTTAGACAGTACTTGCCTGTCAGAAGATGGATTGAAGAATGTTCCATCATTAAAATCTTCTGGGAACTCTCAGGTTCCTTCTCAAAGGGCAAATAAGGATGTGGTTATCAATAGCAGTGTGTCTTCGATGGTTGAGTCAGCTGTctgtgaaggcacaagtagtatgATTCTTCCAAAGAGCATAGAAACAGATGGAGTAAGTCAGTCATGTAATACAAGTGACATCGTCTCATCACTTAAAAAAGCCAAGTTATCTAGCCAACCTTTTCTTCATCAATTATCTTCTCAAAATTACTCTTCGGAACTAAGAAAAGATGATGCTGTCATCAAGGAGTTGATTCGTCAAGATGATGATGTCTTAGAGCGTGCCCTTGATAGATCTAGGCATGCAAAATTGCTGCCAGCAAAGCACAGCATCTCTGTACCTAAAAGGCAAATCGTTCAGCTTCAGTtgcctacaaaaaataaatttggttCTCTTAATAAGACAGACTTGGGGGCTAGAAGACTTAAACCTCCAAAATTAGATGACTGGTATAGACCCATCTTAGAATTGGACTATTTTGTTCTTGTGGGATTAACCACTGATAATGAAGATGGAAAATCTGCTTTAACCAATTTAAGAGAGATACCTTTATGTTTTCAATCATCAAGCCATTATGTTGAGATTTTCCGGCCATTGGTATTGGAAGAATTTAAAGCCCAATTACATAGTTCATATATTGAAAATTCTGGGGATGACATGTCCTGTAGCAGCATATGCTTACTTTCAGTTGAAAGGGTAGATGATTTTCATCTGATTCGTGGCTGCCTTGATGGCACTGACACTGTTGCATCAAGAGTATGTGCTGAAAATGACTTAGTTTTGCTAACAAAGGAACCCCTACAAAATGCAGCCCAACATGTGCATGTACTTGGAAAG GTGGAGAGGCGTGAGAAAAGTGATAAAAGTCGATCAATAGTTCTTGTAATCAGGTTATATCTTCCAAGTAGTTCTTCACGCTTTAACAAAGCAAGAAGGCTACTTACAGAACGAAGTAAATGGTTTTCAAGTCGGATCATGAGTATGACCCCTCAACTTCGGGAGTTTCAGGCTCTTTCCTCACTACATGACATCCCTATGCTTCCAATCATCCTAAATCCAGTCAATCATTCTGCTGGACATCTTGCATCTAAGAAGGTTCAACTGGATAAGCTTTCTCGGTACATGCAGAAAATGTTTATATCATCATATAATGGCAGTCAGATTCAAGCTATTAGCACTGCCATTGGGTCATCGGAACCCAAGAAGACCTTAGAACTTTCCCTCATACAGGGTCCTCCAG GAACTGGCAAAACTAGAACTATTGTTGCTATAGTAAGTGCATGGCTTGCTTtacaaaaagttcataagagccaTTGTTTTAAAACTCCAAGCGCTCATTCAATACATGACAAGAATGAATCTAGTCATTCAAAAGGACTTATTAGTCAGTCTGCTGCATTGGCAAGAGCTTGGCAGGATGCAGCCTTTGCTAAACAACTGATGAAGGATGCAGAAAAAGATTCTTCTGTACCAACAGAACGTCCTTCACGAGGAAGAATTCTTATCTGTGCGCAGTCAAATGCTGCTGTCGATGAATTGGTATCCAGAATCAGTGAGGGACTTTATGGGAGTGATGGGAAGGTATTCAAATCTTATCTAGTGCGGGTTGGAAATTCAAGAACAGTTCATCCTCGTTCACTACCCTTTTTCATTGATACACTTGTTGAACAACGTTTGGCAGAAGAAATGAACAACCAAATCAGCGGAAAAAATGATAAAGATGTAGAATCTTCTAGTTCACTTCGTGCAAAACTTGAAAAGGTTGTAGACAGTATAAGATTATATGAATCTAAGCGTGCTAAAATAGAAGAAAATGAAATGAATACCAGCAGTTCAATCAATAACAAGCCTTCCCAGAAAGGTGATCCACTAGAAATTTCTGATGCTGCAATCGGTGCAAAGCTCAATATTTTGTATGGACAGAAGAAGGCAATTTGTGCTGATCTTGCGACTGCTCAGGCCCGAGAAAGGAAAGTTTCTGAGGAAAGTAGGTCCCTCAGGCATAAAATTCGAAAATCTATCCTCAAGGAGGCAGAAATTGTGGTTACAACTCTTAGTGGGTGTGGTGGTGATATATATGGCGTTTGCTCTGAATCTGCTTCCAGTAATAGATATGGAAAATTTTCTGAACAGAACTTGTTTGATATTGTTATTATTGATGAGGCAGCCCAA GCTCTTGAACCAGCAACACTAATTCCGCTTCAGCTTCTCAAGTCAAATGGAACCAAGTGTATAATG GTTGGCGATCCCAAGCAGCTTCCTGCTACGGTGCTCTCTAATGTTGCGAGCAAATTTCTCTATGAGTGCAGTATGTTTGAGCGATTACAGAGAGCTGGTCACCCCGTAATAATGCTAAATGAACAG TATCGCATGCATCCTGAGATATGCAGATTTCCATCAATGCACTTTTATGAGAACAAGTTACTAAATGGTGCTGAGATGGAAGGCAGGTCAGCTTTATTCCATGAGAATTGTTGTCTTGGTCCCTACATGTTCTTCGATATTGTTGATGGTCACGAACATCATGGAAAGAATTCTGGTTCTGTATCCCTTTATAATGAGGCTGAGGTTGAGGTAGCAGTTGAAATATTGAAATTCTTAAAGAAAAG CTCGTACTTGCACTCCAAACATTGA